In one window of Candidatus Hinthialibacter antarcticus DNA:
- a CDS encoding sugar phosphate isomerase/epimerase: MKQQGFLTITRRGFLGTAAATLFAQPAFVQAASKPNSNFNGVQIGTITYSYRGMPGSAEDILKYIVQCGISSVELMGEPVEQFAGVPSVRGGRRGQQLTDEQRKEIEKQREDLMNWRLNAPMDKFKALRKLYNDAGVNIHIVKFGSIGDASLSDGEIDYYFKVAKALGAKGITRELSEDAAKRLGPIADKHKIMIGFHNHTQITPTTYDGPILSYGKYLGINLDVGHYLAGTGESPIPLIKKYHDRIISLHIKDRKRDNGPNMPFGQGDTPVAGILQLLKKEEWPIHADIELEYEVPKDSDAITEITKCVQYCKKALA, encoded by the coding sequence ATGAAACAACAAGGCTTTTTAACTATCACCCGTCGCGGTTTTTTAGGAACAGCCGCCGCAACATTGTTTGCGCAACCCGCGTTTGTGCAGGCCGCGAGCAAACCCAACTCAAATTTCAACGGCGTGCAGATTGGTACGATTACCTATAGTTACCGGGGGATGCCCGGAAGCGCCGAAGACATTCTGAAGTACATCGTGCAATGCGGAATCAGCTCGGTCGAATTAATGGGCGAACCGGTGGAGCAGTTCGCTGGCGTTCCGTCTGTGCGCGGCGGAAGACGCGGACAACAACTGACCGATGAACAGCGCAAAGAAATAGAAAAACAGCGCGAAGATTTAATGAACTGGCGTTTGAACGCGCCGATGGACAAATTCAAAGCGCTGCGAAAACTCTATAACGACGCCGGCGTGAATATTCATATCGTGAAATTCGGCAGCATCGGCGACGCCAGTCTATCCGACGGCGAGATCGACTATTACTTCAAGGTCGCGAAAGCGCTCGGCGCCAAAGGCATCACCCGCGAGTTGTCCGAAGACGCCGCCAAGCGGCTGGGGCCGATTGCCGATAAACATAAAATTATGATCGGCTTCCATAACCACACCCAGATTACGCCGACTACTTACGATGGCCCCATCTTGTCGTATGGAAAATATTTGGGCATTAACCTCGACGTTGGTCATTATCTCGCGGGGACGGGCGAGTCGCCAATTCCGCTGATTAAAAAATATCACGACCGAATTATCAGTTTGCATATTAAAGACCGCAAACGGGATAATGGCCCGAACATGCCCTTTGGGCAGGGCGATACGCCGGTTGCGGGTATCCTGCAGTTGTTGAAGAAAGAAGAATGGCCGATCCATGCGGATATCGAACTCGAATACGAAGTACCGAAAGATTCCGATGCGATCACGGAAATTACAAAATGCGTCCAGTATTGTAAAAAGGCGCTCGCGTAA
- a CDS encoding glycoside hydrolase N-terminal domain-containing protein yields MIRSLSLSLILLASIAHAAPTSDHFMRFDDLATRWDEAVPLGNGMLGALVWQEGDVVRFSLDRADLWDERPVENFEKPEFRFQWMLDQVNKGDIGPVQELIDRPYDKEPGPTKIPAARLEFDQSSFGNALSVELDPALAICTVKWDSGVQLETFVHAKRPIGWFRLTNLKTDITPKIVPPPFGGDPGDLSNINSLNTPPLSALGYPEPVLMEGKTSSNYVQQGWDDFRFAVHCEWKQQDEILTGVWAIISTESNIDPKTKTSDMAHSALTRGYESDKQSHLDWWRNYWKQSSIDIPDDVLEKQWYLEQYKFGSASRRGAPPITLQAVWTADEQRTPPWKGDYHNDLNTQLSYWPCYSANHLDEGMAFLDWLWKIKPANEKFTQRFYGHSGLNVPGTTTLDGDAMGGWNQYSFSPTTSAWLAHHFYLHWRYSMDEQFLVERGYPYIKAVIEFLEQHSVLEDGVRRLPLSSSPEINDNRIDAWFKQTTNYDLALVRWLYGAGIEMAEALGNFRDAEFFRETLNQWPQLARAKDDGRLLVAPEYPLHDSHRHFSHLMAFHPLGLVDMSNGEEDAQTIKASLKRLEDLGPDWWCGYSYAWVGNMYARAFDGEKAAQMLRDFAQCFTSINTFHLNGDQTKSGKSKFQYRPFTLEGNFAFAAGVQEMLMQSHTGVIRVFPAVPKTWKDASFKTLRAEGAFLVSTKREGGVITEIDIESEKGGLLSLYLPEPGSYKFSGGVPVASDQKNVIAFKTSPGDRIQIRNSK; encoded by the coding sequence ATGATTCGATCTCTGTCACTCTCGCTTATTCTATTAGCCTCAATCGCACACGCGGCGCCGACGTCTGACCATTTCATGCGGTTCGACGATCTGGCGACGCGCTGGGACGAGGCCGTCCCGCTTGGCAACGGTATGCTGGGCGCGCTGGTTTGGCAGGAAGGCGACGTGGTGCGTTTTTCGCTCGACCGCGCCGACCTGTGGGACGAGCGCCCGGTCGAGAATTTTGAGAAGCCGGAGTTTCGCTTTCAGTGGATGCTTGATCAAGTCAACAAGGGCGACATCGGCCCGGTGCAAGAGTTGATCGACAGGCCTTATGACAAAGAACCGGGGCCGACCAAAATTCCAGCGGCGCGGCTTGAGTTCGACCAATCGAGTTTTGGCAACGCACTGAGCGTCGAACTCGATCCAGCGCTGGCGATCTGTACTGTTAAGTGGGATTCAGGCGTTCAACTAGAAACCTTCGTCCATGCAAAACGCCCCATCGGTTGGTTTCGCCTGACAAATTTAAAAACTGACATCACCCCAAAAATCGTTCCGCCTCCATTCGGCGGCGACCCCGGCGATCTTTCAAACATCAACTCGCTTAACACCCCGCCGCTCAGCGCGTTGGGGTATCCTGAGCCAGTGCTCATGGAAGGGAAAACGTCATCCAATTATGTGCAACAGGGTTGGGACGACTTTCGTTTTGCCGTGCATTGTGAATGGAAACAGCAAGACGAAATTCTCACAGGCGTATGGGCGATCATCTCCACCGAAAGCAATATTGACCCAAAAACAAAAACCTCCGATATGGCGCATTCGGCCCTGACGCGCGGATACGAAAGCGACAAGCAGAGCCATTTGGATTGGTGGCGAAATTATTGGAAGCAATCCAGTATCGACATTCCCGACGACGTACTTGAAAAACAGTGGTATCTGGAGCAATACAAGTTTGGCTCCGCCAGCCGACGCGGCGCGCCGCCGATTACCCTGCAAGCCGTTTGGACCGCTGACGAACAGCGTACGCCTCCCTGGAAGGGCGACTATCACAACGATCTCAACACCCAACTGAGTTACTGGCCTTGTTACAGCGCTAACCATCTGGATGAAGGCATGGCGTTTCTCGATTGGCTGTGGAAGATCAAGCCCGCCAACGAAAAATTCACTCAACGCTTTTATGGACACAGCGGGCTGAACGTTCCCGGAACAACCACGCTCGACGGCGACGCGATGGGCGGGTGGAACCAATATTCATTTTCTCCGACGACCTCGGCCTGGTTGGCGCACCACTTTTATTTGCACTGGCGCTACAGCATGGATGAGCAATTTCTTGTGGAACGCGGTTATCCATATATAAAAGCCGTCATTGAATTTCTCGAACAGCACAGCGTTCTTGAAGACGGCGTCCGCCGCCTGCCGCTGAGTTCATCGCCTGAAATTAATGACAATCGCATCGACGCCTGGTTTAAGCAAACGACCAATTATGACCTCGCGCTGGTGCGCTGGTTGTACGGCGCGGGCATTGAAATGGCGGAAGCGCTGGGCAACTTCAGAGATGCAGAATTTTTTAGAGAAACCCTCAACCAATGGCCTCAACTGGCGCGCGCAAAAGACGACGGGCGGCTTTTGGTTGCGCCGGAGTATCCGCTGCACGACTCGCACCGCCACTTCTCTCACTTGATGGCGTTTCATCCGCTGGGGTTGGTTGACATGAGCAACGGCGAAGAAGACGCCCAAACCATTAAGGCGTCGCTCAAGCGGCTTGAAGATCTCGGCCCCGACTGGTGGTGCGGTTATTCATACGCCTGGGTGGGCAATATGTATGCGCGGGCGTTTGACGGCGAAAAAGCCGCGCAGATGTTGCGCGACTTTGCGCAGTGTTTCACTTCGATCAACACCTTTCATCTCAACGGCGATCAGACCAAGTCCGGCAAGTCGAAATTCCAATACCGTCCGTTTACGTTAGAAGGCAATTTTGCTTTCGCGGCGGGCGTTCAAGAAATGCTGATGCAAAGCCACACGGGCGTAATTCGCGTGTTCCCGGCGGTTCCAAAAACATGGAAAGACGCGTCATTCAAAACGCTGAGGGCCGAAGGCGCCTTTCTGGTTTCCACCAAACGCGAGGGCGGCGTCATCACTGAAATTGATATTGAATCGGAAAAAGGCGGATTGCTTTCGCTCTATTTGCCGGAGCCGGGTTCTTACAAATTTTCCGGCGGCGTCCCGGTCGCTTCAGATCAAAAAAACGTAATCGCCTTTAAGACGTCACCGGGAGACCGAATCCAAATTCGTAATTCTAAGTAA
- a CDS encoding PmoA family protein, producing MRILSVSMLALSLFIFVGCATLQPSSSTSVMKAATLHVPVTFETPGGWSISAQHITLGADDGSTLPAQMSAAKQNLNTPFDYASALAPINAANNSTYKLARSTDPVVVSDKLHWQDDGETTLSLYEGDRFILNYHYGVISPPEGVATHRSRSSYFHPLTGLDGEIFTEDFPTDHYHHRGFYFAWPGVHVGDQRYDMWHLIGMWTKFERILVKEEGPVFTELIIQNGWYDSQRKVMDEVMNLTVWHSDGVGQFMDVQYTWTPLVDIEIGPKDQKGYGGLNFRFPNRKNTVVTNIDGVQPTSDLKRSPWTDYSGVFKGQNAPSGVTIMNHPDNIDANPPWIIRAADDYGFLGISWPGIDTFHFVAGKTYTNQYRLFMHRGDSEDAMVKEAFAQFAQPQKLNIQR from the coding sequence ATGCGAATTCTATCCGTCTCAATGCTTGCCTTGTCTCTATTTATTTTTGTTGGTTGCGCGACGCTGCAGCCTTCATCATCAACCAGCGTGATGAAAGCAGCAACGCTGCATGTCCCGGTTACGTTTGAAACGCCGGGGGGATGGTCGATTTCAGCGCAGCATATCACCCTGGGCGCCGACGACGGCTCGACGCTGCCCGCGCAAATGAGCGCTGCAAAGCAAAACCTGAACACGCCTTTTGATTACGCATCGGCGCTGGCCCCAATCAACGCCGCGAATAACTCAACCTATAAATTGGCGCGTTCGACCGACCCGGTGGTCGTATCGGACAAACTGCATTGGCAAGACGACGGCGAGACCACGCTTTCGCTTTATGAAGGCGACCGCTTCATTCTCAATTATCACTACGGCGTCATTTCCCCGCCCGAAGGCGTCGCGACTCACCGCTCGCGCTCGTCTTACTTTCATCCGCTAACGGGATTAGACGGCGAAATCTTTACCGAAGACTTCCCTACTGACCATTACCACCATCGCGGTTTTTACTTTGCCTGGCCGGGCGTTCACGTCGGCGACCAACGCTATGACATGTGGCACCTGATCGGAATGTGGACCAAATTCGAGCGCATTCTCGTCAAAGAAGAAGGCCCGGTTTTTACCGAACTCATCATTCAAAACGGCTGGTACGACAGCCAGCGCAAGGTGATGGACGAAGTGATGAACCTCACCGTGTGGCATTCGGACGGCGTCGGCCAATTCATGGACGTGCAATATACCTGGACGCCGCTGGTTGACATCGAGATCGGCCCCAAAGACCAAAAGGGCTACGGTGGTTTGAATTTCCGCTTCCCCAATCGAAAGAACACCGTGGTCACCAACATCGACGGCGTACAGCCGACCAGTGATTTGAAGCGCTCGCCCTGGACGGACTATTCCGGCGTTTTCAAAGGGCAAAACGCTCCGTCGGGCGTAACCATTATGAACCACCCCGACAACATCGACGCCAACCCGCCGTGGATCATTCGCGCTGCCGATGATTATGGTTTTCTGGGAATCTCGTGGCCGGGCATCGACACGTTCCATTTTGTCGCGGGCAAGACATACACCAATCAGTATCGCCTGTTCATGCATCGCGGCGACAGTGAAGACGCCATGGTGAAAGAAGCCTTCGCGCAATTTGCGCAGCCCCAAAAATTGAACATTCAACGGTAA
- a CDS encoding glycoside hydrolase family 78 protein, whose protein sequence is MKSSNQNVILAAVVSCFAIIILLTSVASSAETDMQITRLRCEYLENPLSIDEPSPRLSWELLSNQRGQKQSAYQVLVASNEEILSKHNGNLWDTGKVKSDASIHIAYDGKPLQSQMQCFWKVRVWDADGEASAWSQPAFWGTGLLKPSDWKAKWVGWDHSDPAPEASSAQDVDSAKWIWHVHEKAAQAAPVEKVYFRRVVNVEKDIESASILATADNSFKLWVNAEIAGTGGNFNQLYEIDLNGRLHKGKNTIAVEATNDGAAPNPAGFIAILQIKHSDGSEEFITTDAGWKSRNASAAGWTGSEFDDFSWNQAIIAANYGDAPWGKAGMKNEALDRRLSARYLRRDFNVDKKVKRAVVYGSGLGLSEFYLNGEKLGDHVLSQGLTDYDKRVLYVAYDVTDQLNQGDNALGAILGNGRYFAPRLTVPTETRTYGYPKLLLQTEIEYQDGTKETIASDSKWMVTTEGPIGANNEYDGEEYDARKEMPGWSKPGFDDSSWNKVEVVEAPSGELRAEMIEPIRVTETIKPIAVTNSIGDVYIFDMGQNMVGWCRLKVRGPKGTQVRLRHAEVLKDDGTLYLDNIRSAKVTDVYTLKGDGVEEYEPRFTYHGFRYVEVTGYPGEPALDAIEGCVVHDDVEPVGEFICSDPILNQIRENIRWGVRGNYRSFPTDCPQRDERQAWLGDRAAESKGETYFYNVAQLYRKWMGDMNEAQKDSGSVPSVAPNYWPMYPNDVTWPSCFLITPSSLLVQYADVRVLEERYDGMKRWIEFMSQYLEDGIMPRDTYGDWCVPPESPELIHSKDPSRQTAKPVLGTTYFYYDLKLMQWYAETLGINDDAKEFSELAETIRDAFNKKFYNEDEGYYDNGSQTSHVLPLAFGMVPKDQEERVFNNLVKKIEEETNGHVGTGLIGGQWLMRTLSDHGRSDLAFRIATQTAYPSWGYMIEQGATTIWELWNGNTADPAMNSGNHVMLVGDLYIWMNEYLAGIQADPKNPGFKHIIMKPRIDNSLTFCNASYHSIHGEIISEWKKENGAFIWKIKVPVNTTAEVSVPANDAALVKESGVEASKAKGVSLLKKEDGRMVYRVESGEYQFTAKL, encoded by the coding sequence ATGAAATCGTCAAATCAAAACGTCATCCTCGCCGCCGTCGTCAGTTGTTTCGCAATCATCATTCTGCTCACCTCTGTCGCTTCCAGCGCAGAAACTGATATGCAGATTACGCGATTGCGCTGCGAGTATCTAGAGAATCCGCTCAGCATTGATGAGCCCAGCCCGCGCCTGAGTTGGGAACTTCTCTCAAACCAACGCGGACAGAAACAATCCGCCTATCAAGTTCTCGTCGCCAGCAATGAAGAAATTTTATCAAAACACAACGGCAACCTGTGGGATACCGGCAAAGTCAAAAGCGACGCCTCGATTCATATCGCTTATGACGGCAAGCCGCTTCAGTCGCAAATGCAATGCTTCTGGAAAGTACGCGTCTGGGACGCCGACGGCGAAGCCTCCGCCTGGAGCCAGCCCGCTTTTTGGGGGACGGGCTTGCTGAAACCTTCCGACTGGAAAGCCAAATGGGTTGGGTGGGACCACAGCGACCCCGCGCCCGAGGCGTCAAGCGCTCAAGACGTAGACAGCGCCAAATGGATTTGGCATGTACATGAAAAGGCCGCCCAGGCGGCGCCCGTCGAAAAGGTCTATTTTCGCCGTGTGGTGAATGTTGAGAAAGACATCGAATCCGCCAGCATCCTCGCGACAGCAGACAATAGTTTTAAACTTTGGGTGAATGCTGAAATCGCTGGAACCGGCGGCAACTTTAATCAGTTATATGAAATTGACTTAAACGGCCGTTTGCACAAAGGCAAAAACACCATCGCCGTCGAAGCAACCAATGATGGGGCCGCGCCCAACCCCGCAGGGTTCATCGCGATTTTACAAATCAAACATTCCGATGGTTCCGAAGAATTTATCACAACCGACGCCGGATGGAAAAGTCGCAACGCTTCCGCTGCTGGTTGGACGGGATCGGAGTTTGATGATTTCTCTTGGAACCAGGCGATCATTGCCGCCAACTATGGCGACGCGCCCTGGGGAAAAGCGGGCATGAAAAACGAAGCCCTCGACCGCCGCTTGTCGGCGCGATATCTGCGGCGTGATTTTAACGTTGATAAGAAAGTAAAACGCGCCGTGGTCTATGGAAGCGGCTTGGGCCTTTCGGAATTTTATCTCAACGGCGAAAAACTGGGCGACCATGTGTTGAGCCAGGGGCTGACCGATTACGACAAGCGGGTCTTATACGTCGCCTATGATGTCACCGATCAATTAAACCAAGGCGATAACGCGCTGGGCGCCATCTTAGGCAACGGGCGGTATTTCGCGCCGCGTTTGACCGTGCCGACTGAAACCCGCACCTACGGCTACCCCAAACTGTTACTGCAAACAGAAATCGAATATCAGGACGGCACGAAAGAAACCATTGCGAGCGACTCGAAATGGATGGTTACGACCGAAGGGCCAATTGGCGCCAACAATGAATATGACGGCGAAGAATATGACGCCCGCAAAGAAATGCCTGGTTGGAGCAAACCCGGATTTGACGACTCGTCATGGAACAAAGTCGAAGTCGTCGAAGCGCCGTCGGGCGAATTGCGCGCGGAGATGATCGAACCCATCCGCGTGACCGAAACCATCAAGCCTATCGCAGTCACAAACTCCATCGGCGATGTGTATATCTTCGACATGGGCCAAAACATGGTGGGCTGGTGCCGCCTGAAAGTGCGCGGCCCCAAAGGGACGCAAGTGCGCCTGCGCCATGCCGAAGTGTTAAAAGACGACGGGACGCTGTATCTCGATAACATCCGCTCCGCCAAAGTGACGGACGTGTATACATTGAAAGGCGACGGCGTCGAAGAGTACGAACCGCGCTTTACCTATCATGGCTTCCGTTATGTTGAAGTGACGGGCTACCCCGGCGAACCCGCGTTGGACGCCATCGAAGGCTGCGTGGTGCATGACGACGTTGAGCCAGTCGGCGAGTTTATTTGTTCTGATCCGATATTAAACCAAATTCGTGAAAATATTCGCTGGGGCGTTCGCGGCAATTACCGTAGTTTCCCCACCGATTGCCCGCAGCGCGACGAGCGTCAAGCATGGCTGGGCGACCGCGCAGCGGAATCCAAGGGCGAAACCTATTTCTATAACGTCGCGCAGCTATACCGCAAGTGGATGGGCGACATGAACGAAGCCCAGAAAGATAGCGGCTCCGTCCCCAGCGTCGCGCCCAACTATTGGCCGATGTACCCCAACGACGTGACCTGGCCCAGCTGCTTTCTCATCACGCCTTCCAGTTTGTTGGTTCAATACGCTGACGTGCGCGTGTTAGAAGAACGCTATGACGGCATGAAACGCTGGATCGAATTCATGTCGCAGTATCTCGAAGACGGCATCATGCCGCGCGACACCTACGGCGACTGGTGCGTACCGCCCGAATCGCCGGAGTTGATCCACTCGAAAGACCCCAGCCGCCAAACAGCGAAGCCCGTTTTAGGAACAACCTATTTCTATTACGACTTAAAGTTGATGCAGTGGTATGCAGAGACGCTCGGCATCAATGACGATGCGAAAGAGTTCAGCGAATTGGCTGAAACCATTCGTGACGCGTTCAACAAAAAATTCTATAACGAAGATGAAGGCTACTACGACAACGGCTCGCAGACCTCGCACGTCTTGCCGCTGGCCTTCGGCATGGTTCCCAAAGATCAAGAAGAGCGCGTCTTTAATAACCTCGTCAAAAAAATTGAAGAAGAAACCAACGGTCATGTCGGCACAGGCCTCATCGGCGGGCAATGGTTGATGCGTACGCTCAGCGATCATGGTCGCAGTGATCTCGCGTTTCGCATCGCGACCCAGACCGCCTACCCCAGTTGGGGTTACATGATTGAACAAGGCGCTACCACCATCTGGGAACTGTGGAACGGCAATACCGCCGATCCCGCGATGAACTCCGGCAATCACGTCATGCTGGTCGGCGACCTCTATATCTGGATGAACGAATATCTGGCGGGCATTCAGGCTGACCCGAAAAACCCCGGTTTCAAACACATCATTATGAAGCCGCGCATTGATAACAGCCTCACGTTCTGCAATGCGTCTTATCACTCCATCCACGGCGAAATCATCAGCGAATGGAAAAAAGAAAACGGCGCGTTCATCTGGAAGATCAAAGTGCCTGTTAACACGACGGCGGAAGTTTCCGTCCCCGCCAACGACGCGGCGCTAGTGAAAGAAAGCGGCGTCGAAGCCTCAAAAGCGAAGGGCGTGTCGCTGTTAAAGAAAGAAGATGGCCGCATGGTTTATCGCGTTGAATCAGGCGAATATCAATTCACCGCGAAGTTGTAA
- a CDS encoding prepilin-type N-terminal cleavage/methylation domain-containing protein: protein MKKCLGFTLIELLIVVAIIGILAAIAVPNFLNAQTRAKIARAAADMRNVGVAFGAYAIDNNEFPLGIISFLSPREAHNWGFLPESLTTPVSYMTSLPVDEFNIGYRIYGNDTSTGPEKRNDPHARYRTARKKVYAGDGAGNTAEQWKSSWKNMLKNVKIDGEYIITSPGPDKVEDILPAYNPRAYAVSNGLLSSGDIVYTPGGLAGI from the coding sequence ATGAAGAAATGCCTGGGATTTACCTTAATTGAGTTGCTGATTGTCGTCGCGATCATTGGGATACTCGCCGCGATAGCGGTGCCGAATTTTTTGAATGCGCAAACCCGCGCCAAAATCGCCCGCGCCGCCGCCGACATGCGCAATGTGGGCGTCGCATTCGGCGCCTACGCCATCGATAACAACGAGTTTCCGTTGGGGATCATCTCGTTCCTCTCGCCGCGCGAAGCGCACAACTGGGGCTTCTTGCCCGAGTCACTCACCACGCCCGTCTCTTATATGACCTCGCTGCCCGTCGATGAGTTTAACATCGGCTACCGCATCTACGGTAACGATACATCCACCGGGCCTGAGAAACGCAACGACCCGCACGCCCGCTACCGCACCGCCCGCAAGAAAGTGTACGCGGGCGACGGCGCCGGAAACACCGCCGAACAATGGAAGTCATCGTGGAAGAACATGTTGAAAAATGTGAAGATTGACGGCGAGTACATCATCACCAGCCCGGGGCCTGACAAGGTCGAAGACATTCTGCCTGCATACAACCCCCGGGCGTATGCCGTTAGCAACGGCCTGCTGAGTTCCGGCGACATTGTGTATACGCCGGGCGGTCTGGCGGGAATCTAA
- a CDS encoding prepilin-type N-terminal cleavage/methylation domain-containing protein codes for MRNKTGFTLIELLIVVAIIGILAAIAVPNFLNAQIRAKIGSVQSEFNTSKTAFEMYRLDTGGSLPDAWADGGWYAAWRRFTTPIAYLSTIPIDIFQPKQRDLFVNGHPYYEFVEANRAEKGAGKNYALASLGPDMEDDTLSFGAYPNSTKFVTYAASNGLISDGDLLLETAPGLNPERY; via the coding sequence ATGAGAAACAAAACAGGCTTCACGCTAATTGAATTGCTAATCGTCGTCGCCATCATCGGAATTCTGGCGGCGATTGCCGTCCCTAATTTTTTAAACGCGCAAATCCGGGCAAAAATCGGCAGCGTCCAGTCGGAGTTTAACACCAGCAAAACCGCATTTGAAATGTACCGCCTCGACACCGGCGGCAGTCTGCCCGACGCGTGGGCGGACGGCGGGTGGTATGCAGCATGGCGACGCTTCACGACGCCCATCGCCTACCTCTCTACGATTCCCATCGACATATTTCAGCCGAAGCAGCGCGACTTGTTTGTGAATGGACACCCCTACTACGAATTTGTCGAAGCCAACCGGGCGGAAAAAGGCGCAGGCAAAAATTATGCGCTCGCCAGCCTTGGCCCCGACATGGAAGACGACACGCTCTCGTTTGGCGCCTACCCCAACTCAACTAAGTTTGTAACATACGCAGCGTCGAATGGCTTAATCAGCGACGGCGACCTCTTATTGGAAACAGCGCCGGGATTGAACCCCGAACGGTATTAA